ACGCCTGCATGTCGACCACGTTCAGCCCGAGCGATCGGGCGATGCGCTCGTTCGTCATCACCGAGGAGGCGATGACGAGCTGCACGAGCTCGACGATGCGAGCGGTGACCTCGGCCCTGCTTGACATCGGCTCGCCTGCCTCCTATTCTTCCCGAAGTGGGATTATTCCACATCGGGACAATCCCGCATCGGTAGCAATCTCAGCATACGAAGGGATGACGGCCATGGCCACCACCACACGCCGAGGGCTCGCCATCGGCATCCTCCTGTTCGCCTCGTTCATGGACCTGCTCGACGTCACCATCGTGCAGGTCGCCCTGCCGTCGATCGGCGCCGACCTCGGGGCCTCCGAGGCCCAGCTCGAATGGATCGTGAGCGGGTACATGCTCGCCTTCGCGGTCGCGCTGATCACGGGCGGACGCCTCGGCGACCTGTTCGGGCGACGCAGGATCTTCCTCATCGGGATCGCCGGGTTCACGGTCGCCTCCGGAGTCGCCGCGGCAGCCTGGTCGGGCGAGGCGCTCGTCGTCACGCGCATCGCGCAGGGCCTGTTCGCCGCGCTCATGGTGCCGCAGCTCCTGGCGTCGGTGCAGGCGCTGTTCAGCCCCCGCGAGCGCGCTCCGATGTACGGGCTCATCGGCGGCGTCAGCGGCCTCGCCGCGGTGCTCGGCCCGGTGCTCGGCGGCTGGCTCATCGACGCCGACCTCTGGGGCCTCGGCTGGCGCACGGTGTTCCTCATCAACATCCCCGTCGGCATCGCGATCTTCATCCTCGCGGCACGTTTCGTGCCCGACACCCGCTCCGAGCGGCCCATGCGGCTCGACCTGGTGGGCGTGGCGCTGCTCAGCGCCATCGTGCTCGCGTTCATGGTGCCGCTCGTCGAGGGCCAGTCGCTCGGGTGGCCGGCCTGGCTGTGGATCCCCGTCGCGTTCGGCGCGGTGCTGCTCGTCGTGTTCATCGCCTACTCGCGCCGTCGCATGCGCCGCGACGGCTCGGCGCTGCTGCCGATGCCGCTCTTCGCCGACCGCGGCTTCTCGGCGGGCATCGTCACCCAGGCGGCGTTCCAGGGCTCGCTCAACGCGTTCACGCTGCCGTTCATCATCTACCTGCAGGTCGGGCTCGGCTTCGACGCGCTGACCGCCGGCCTCAACCTGCTCGCGTTCAGCCTCGGCGCGCTGGTCGGCACGGGCATCGTGATCCCGCTCGTGGCGCGCCTCGGCAAGGTGCTCGTCACCGCGGGCGCCGTACTGCTCGGAGCCGGCCTCCTGTGGGTGTTCGCGGTCGTCGTCGCCACCGGCGCCGACTTCACCGGCTGGGCGGCGGTGTGGCCGATGCTGCTGTCGGGCGTGGGCCTTGCGCTCGTCGTCATCCCGCTCGTCGACGTGGCCCTCGCCACCGTGCCGGTCGCCGATGCGGGCGCAGCGTCGGGCGCGTACAGCACCTTCCAGCAGCTCGGCGCGGCGGCCGGCGTCGCGGTCTCGACGACCGTGTTCTTCACCGTCGTCGGCGAGGACTGGAGCCGGGAGCACCTGCTCACCGCCCTGCAGGCCTCGGTCTGGGTCGCGGTGGCCGGGTTCGCGATTGCGGCACTCGCCAGCCTCTTCCTGCCCGGCCGCGCGCAGGTGCAGGCCCACCTCGACGAGGCCAAGCGGCTCGCCGAGGCCGACATCGAGCCGGTGCCCGCAGGCGCCGGCGCGCCGAGCGCCCGACCCGCCTGATCGGCCTCTATCCCTCCTCCCGGCCGCCGCGCATCCTCGCCTCGAGGGCGCGGCGGTCGGGCTTGCCCGAGGCGAGCAGGGGCAGGCGGTCGATGAGCTCGAGGCGCACGGGGCGGGCTGCGGGCGTCAGCCCGGCGGCGTCGGTCGCCGCGACGAGCGTCGTGAGGGCATCGGATGCCGCGGCGGCATCCGTGCGCATGGTCACCACCGCCGCCCGCTCCCCCCACTCGGCGTCGGGCACCCGGACGACGACCGCGTCGCCGAACCCGGGCACCGACCGCACGGCCCGCTCGACCTCGCCGAGCGCGACCTTCACGCCGCCCGAGATGATCACGTCGTCGGCTCGGCCCCGGATCCGCAGGATGCCGTCGTACGCCACATCGCCGAGGTCGCCCGTGCGATACCACCTGGTGCCGTCGGCGTCGGTCACGAAGGCGTCGGCGGTGCGCGCCGGGTCGCCGAGGTAGCCGTCGGCGAGCATGGGTCCCGACACCTCCACGCGGCCGTCCACGATGCGCACGCGCACGCCGTCGAGCGCGCGTCCGTCGTAGACGCACCCGCCCGCCGTCTCGCTCGACCCGTAGGTGCGGGTCACCCGCAGGCCGAGCGCGTCGGCCGCGACGATCAGCGAGGGCGACGCGGCCTGGCCGCCGAGCAGGATCCGGTCGAAGCGGTGCAGCGCGTCGGCCACGGTGCGGTCGGTCCGGGCGGCCTCGACCAGCCTGCTCAGCTGCACCGGCACGAGCGACGTGTAGCGCGGCCGCAGCCGGTCGAGCCGAGCGGATGCCGCGGCGAACGCCGTCGGCTCGAACCCGTCGCCGTCGAGGACCACGGGCTCCGTGCCGGCCACGATCGACCGCACGAGCACCTGGGCACCGGCGATGTAGTGGCCCGGGAGGGCGAGCAGCCACTGCCCGGGTCCGCTGAGCGCGGCCTCGGTCGCGACGGCGCTCGCGCGCAGGGCCGCCCCGGAGAGCAGCACGCGTTTCGGGGCATCCGTCGACCCGCTCGTCTCGACGACGAGGGCGATGCCGTCCTCGACCTCCCCGGCATCCTCGAGCGCTACGACGCGGCCGGCACCGGGCACGGGCCACACCGCGGGTCCGCCCGAGAGTGCCCGACGCAGGGCGAACGTGAGGCCCGCAACGTCGGTCGCCGACACCCGTACGAGCGGTTTCATCGCGGCATCCGCCCGGCTAGTAGTGCCACGGGTAGGGACCCCAGTCGGGGTCGCGCTTCTCGAGGAACGCGTCGCGACCCTCGACGGCCTCGTCGGTGCCGTACGCGAGCCGGGTCGCCTCTCCGGCGAACACCTGCTGGCCGACCATGCCGTCGTCGACCGCGTTGAAGGCGAACTTCAGCATGCGGATGGCGGTGGGCGACTTCGTCAGGATGGTGCGGGCCATGGCGATCGCCTCCCGCTCGAGGTCGGCGTGCGGCACGACCCGGTTCACCGCGCCCATCTCGTACGCGCGATCCGCGGAGTACTCCTCGGCGAGGAAGAACACCTCGCGGGCGAACTTCTGACCGATCTGGCGGGCGAAGTAGGCGCTGCCGTAGCCGGCGTCGAAGCTGCCGACGTCTGCATCCGTCTGCTTGAACCGGCCGTGCTCGCGGCTCGCGATGGTGAGGTCGCAGACGACGTGCAGCGAATGCCCGCCACCCGCCGCCCAGCCCGGCACGACCGCGATGACGACCTTCGGCATGAACCGGATGAGCCGCTGCACCTCGAGGATGTGTAGGCGCCCGGTCGCTGCCGCGGCCGCCGGGTCGCGCACCACCTCGGCCTCGGCGTCGGAGTACTGGTACCCGTCGCGCCCTCGGATGCGCTGGTCGCCGCCCGAGCAGAACGCCCAGCCGCCGTCCTTCGCACTCGGCCCGTTGCCCGTCAGCAGCACGACGCCGATGCGCGGGTTGGTGCGGGCGTCCTCGAGCGCGCGGTACAGCTCGTCGACCGTGTGCGGCCGGAACGCGTTGCGCACCTCGGGCCGGTGGAACGCGATGCGTGCGATGCGGCCGTCGTGCGAGTGGTGATACGTGATGTCGGTGAATCCGACGGATGCCCCGGGCGTGGCGGGGGCGGCATCCGTCCACTCGCTCGCGTCGAACAGTTCGGAGACCTCGTGCGCCATGCCTCCAGCCTACGGCCGGGCCGCGATCGGCTCGGTGGCGGGCGAGACAACGACCTCAGAGGGTCGCGGGCTCCCCGCTGAAGAACGCCACGATGCCGGCATACGCGATCGAGCCGACCCAGATCGCGCCCCAGGTGAGCGGGATGAGCGCCGCGACCATGAGCACCAGGCCGATCACGGCGATCAGGACGTTGCGCCCCGGGGAGTCACGTCGCACCTCACTGGCTTCGACGCCGAGGGTGTCGAGTTCGTCGGACATGCGCACCTCCTCCAAGGCGGCCACACTAACAGACCGTCATTCTCGGATTCCCAGCCGCACTGCATGAGATTCGCGGCGATGTCCTCCCTTCCGGGCCCGTCTACCGGATTCTCATGCATTCCCGGGCGACCTGGGGGCGCGGCCCGGAGCGGCGGGTTCGGGTCGGTGCCACGATGGGACGGTGACCGATGACGCCGCACCCCTGCCGACCCTCGACGACCTGCTGGCGACGGCGAGGGTGGTGGCGCTCCCCCTCGTCACCAGGTTCCGCGGCATCGACGTGCGCGAGGCCATGCTCTTCGAGGGGCCCGAGGGGTGGACGGAGTTCTCGCCGTTCGCCGAGTACGACGACGACGAGGCATCCGCCTGGCTGGCCGCCGCCGTCGACTTCGGCTGGACCGCGCCGCCGCCCGCCCTGCGGGACCGGATCCCGGTGAACGCGACTGTGCCGGCGGTCGACCCCGACAGCGTCGGCGCCGTGCTCGCGCGCTTCCCCGGCTGCCGCACCGCGAAGGTGAAGGTCGGTGGCGGCGACGAGCCACTGTCGGCGGATGTCGCGCGCGTGCGCGCCGTGCGCCACGCGCTCGGCCCCGAGGGACGCATCCGGGTCGACGCGAACGGCGGCTGGAACGTCGACGAGGCCGAGCACGCGATCCACGCGCTCGCCCCGTTCGACCTCGAGTACGTCGAGCAGCCCTGCGCGACCGTCGCGGAACTCGCCGAGATCGGGGTCCGCGTGAAGTACATGGGCATCCCCATCGCCGCCGACGAGAGCGTGCGCCGGGCCGACGACCCCCTCGCCGTGGCCGAGGCCGGCGCGGCCGACCTGCTCGTGATCAAGGCGCAGCCGCTCGGCGGCATCCGGCGGGCGCTGCGCATCATCGCGGCGGCAGGGCTCCCCGTCGTGGTGTCCAGCGCCCTCGACACGAGCGTGGGCCTGGCCATGGGCGCCCGGCTCGCGGCATCCGTGCCCTCGCTCGACTACGACTGCGGTCTCGGCACCGCCTCGCTGCTCGCCGCCGACGTCACGCGCGACCCGCTGCTGCCGGTCGACGGCGCCATCGAGGTGCGGCGGGTGCTGCCCGACCCGGCGCTGCTGCAGCGGTACGACGCGGGGCCCGAGCGCACCGACTGGTGGATCGAACGGCTGGGCCGCGCCCACGCCGTGCTCGCCGACGCGCGGTCCTGACCCGGCCGGCCTGCCGCAGCGCTGCCGCGCCGACCACACTCGGCTGACGCGCGCCACACGCGTCTCGCGCGCGTCGCGCCGCCGCCCGGCGCGCCGCGACCCGACGCCGAGTGGCCACGTTTCGCCGCCACCCGCGCCGCGACGGCGCCGAACATGACCGCTCGGCGTCGGGGGTCGGCGGGTCGGCGTCGCGGGCGGGTCGCGTCGTGGGCGGGTCGCGTCGTGGGCCGGTCGCGCGTGGGCGGGTCGCGTCGGGCATGGGCCGGCCACGCCCGCGGCTGACGCCAGGAACCGCGAAGGGCGCCGCCGCGGAGATCCGCAGCGGCGCCCCTCGACACGTCAGCCGGCTACCAGAGGATCAACGGCACCGGGAACGAGCCCGAGTCCGCGAATCCCTCGCCGCCGTCGAACGACGCCTGGATCGCGTGCACGCCCGCCGACAGCTTCGGCAGCTTCACCGAGAGGCGGCCACGATCCTTCGCGGTGAGCTCCACGGTGGCGAGCACCTTCGAGCCGTCGGTGATGGTGACCGTGCCCACGGGCGTCGACCCGTCGGCGGCGAGCACCGCGCCGACGTAATGCACCGCCGAGCCCGCCTTTGCGAGGAGCTTGTTCGGCGCGCCGATCGTGAACGTGGCGACCACGGGCGGCGCCTGCTCGTCGACCAGCACCGCGACCGAACGCGCCGGCACGGTGACCGAGCCGCTCGCGGCATCCCACGTCGTGCTCTTCACGACCGCGTCGGAGCCGTTCGCCTGCGCCTCGGTGAGGGCGAAGTCGCGGCCTGCGAGTCCGTCGACCTGCTCGGTGATCGCCTCGGGCGACGAGTTGAACACCACCAGGGCGCCGTCGAGCTCGGGGTCGACGTCGTCGCCCACCAGGTCGTCGATCTCCATCACGATGAGGCCGGGCGTGGCGCCGGGCCCGCTGTTCGGGAAGCTCACCTTCTCGTCGATGAGCTCCGCCGAGCCGAGCTGCAGCAGGTCGACCTCATCGCGCACCCGCAGCAGGTCGAGGGCGGATGCCTCGGCCGTCGCGATGTCGGCCGCGGCCGGCTTGAGCGCCGGGTTCGCGAGCAGCGGCTCCATGATGGGCCACTTCGCACCGTTGTCGGCCTCGTTCGGCAGGCCCGACCCGAAGGTCGACTCCTGGCCGGTCCAGTCGATGCGGTTGAACCAGTCGCCCGAGTTGTAGCTGTTGCGGTCGAGGGACTTCGAGCGCAGCAGCTCCGTGCCGGCGTGCCAGAACGACGGCGACTGCGACAGGGTGACCGTGGCGAGCTCGAGCGTGTTCATGCGCACCCGGTCGGCCATCGACGTGTCCGTCGGCAGCTTGAACACCGAGAGGTCGTAGAGCGTCTCGTTGTCGTGCGCATCGACGTAGTTGATGACCTCGTCGGGTTGGTCGGCGTAGCCGGCCGGCGAACCCCGGTAGTCGAGCTCGTCGCCGCGCACGGTCTCGCCCGCGGCATCCGTCAGCTCGTAGCCGCGGAGGTTGCCGGCGAGGCCGAGCTTCACGAGGTCGGTCTGGTGCCCGAGGTCGGCGAGCTGGTCGGCCTGCGACGGCGTGCCCGGCTGTCCGTTCGGATCGGTGCCGAGGCCCGTGCCGTAGCCCTGAATGAACGTCGACGAGCCGTCGACCGGGCTGCCGCCGTGCACGGCGTCGCGCAGCCGGTCGTTGAACGTGCCGATGCCGGTGCCGCCGAGCTGGCCCTGCGTGGCCTGCTCGAACAGCGCGTTGTTCGCGACCTCGCCGAAGTTCCAGCCCTCGCCGTAGAGGTAGATCGCGTTCCCGTCGACGCCGTCCGCGGCGAGCGTCAGCTCGTCGAGCGCGGCGCGGATCGCCAGCATGTTCTCCTTCGAGTGGTGGCCCATGAGGTCGAAGCGGAAGCCGTCGACCTTGTACTCCTTGGCCCACAGCACCACGGAGTCGACCATGAGCTTCTCGGCGACCTCGTGCTCCGTGGCGATGTTCTGGCAGCAGGTCGAGGTCTCGACGTTGCCGACCTTGTTGAGCCGCTGGTAGTAGCCGGGCACGATCTTGTCGAGCACCGACTTCTCGCCCTGGCCGG
This DNA window, taken from Agromyces sp. 3263, encodes the following:
- a CDS encoding 1,4-dihydroxy-2-naphthoyl-CoA synthase; this translates as MAHEVSELFDASEWTDAAPATPGASVGFTDITYHHSHDGRIARIAFHRPEVRNAFRPHTVDELYRALEDARTNPRIGVVLLTGNGPSAKDGGWAFCSGGDQRIRGRDGYQYSDAEAEVVRDPAAAAATGRLHILEVQRLIRFMPKVVIAVVPGWAAGGGHSLHVVCDLTIASREHGRFKQTDADVGSFDAGYGSAYFARQIGQKFAREVFFLAEEYSADRAYEMGAVNRVVPHADLEREAIAMARTILTKSPTAIRMLKFAFNAVDDGMVGQQVFAGEATRLAYGTDEAVEGRDAFLEKRDPDWGPYPWHY
- a CDS encoding MFS transporter produces the protein MATTTRRGLAIGILLFASFMDLLDVTIVQVALPSIGADLGASEAQLEWIVSGYMLAFAVALITGGRLGDLFGRRRIFLIGIAGFTVASGVAAAAWSGEALVVTRIAQGLFAALMVPQLLASVQALFSPRERAPMYGLIGGVSGLAAVLGPVLGGWLIDADLWGLGWRTVFLINIPVGIAIFILAARFVPDTRSERPMRLDLVGVALLSAIVLAFMVPLVEGQSLGWPAWLWIPVAFGAVLLVVFIAYSRRRMRRDGSALLPMPLFADRGFSAGIVTQAAFQGSLNAFTLPFIIYLQVGLGFDALTAGLNLLAFSLGALVGTGIVIPLVARLGKVLVTAGAVLLGAGLLWVFAVVVATGADFTGWAAVWPMLLSGVGLALVVIPLVDVALATVPVADAGAASGAYSTFQQLGAAAGVAVSTTVFFTVVGEDWSREHLLTALQASVWVAVAGFAIAALASLFLPGRAQVQAHLDEAKRLAEADIEPVPAGAGAPSARPA
- a CDS encoding AMP-binding protein, coding for MKPLVRVSATDVAGLTFALRRALSGGPAVWPVPGAGRVVALEDAGEVEDGIALVVETSGSTDAPKRVLLSGAALRASAVATEAALSGPGQWLLALPGHYIAGAQVLVRSIVAGTEPVVLDGDGFEPTAFAAASARLDRLRPRYTSLVPVQLSRLVEAARTDRTVADALHRFDRILLGGQAASPSLIVAADALGLRVTRTYGSSETAGGCVYDGRALDGVRVRIVDGRVEVSGPMLADGYLGDPARTADAFVTDADGTRWYRTGDLGDVAYDGILRIRGRADDVIISGGVKVALGEVERAVRSVPGFGDAVVVRVPDAEWGERAAVVTMRTDAAAASDALTTLVAATDAAGLTPAARPVRLELIDRLPLLASGKPDRRALEARMRGGREEG
- a CDS encoding o-succinylbenzoate synthase encodes the protein MTDDAAPLPTLDDLLATARVVALPLVTRFRGIDVREAMLFEGPEGWTEFSPFAEYDDDEASAWLAAAVDFGWTAPPPALRDRIPVNATVPAVDPDSVGAVLARFPGCRTAKVKVGGGDEPLSADVARVRAVRHALGPEGRIRVDANGGWNVDEAEHAIHALAPFDLEYVEQPCATVAELAEIGVRVKYMGIPIAADESVRRADDPLAVAEAGAADLLVIKAQPLGGIRRALRIIAAAGLPVVVSSALDTSVGLAMGARLAASVPSLDYDCGLGTASLLAADVTRDPLLPVDGAIEVRRVLPDPALLQRYDAGPERTDWWIERLGRAHAVLADARS